The Paenibacillus sp. FSL R7-0345 DNA segment ACCTCCATGAAGCTGGTGCCTGTATCCACACTGGATGAGGCGCTGGATTACATGACCAAGCTGCCGGCTACATCATCACCGGCGGCTTGAGATAGTCAGCGTACAGGTCAGCCCGCTGCGGGTTAGTGAATGCTCCTGCGTAGGCGGCAGCTGCCCGGAGGTCACGGTCCAATCCGGGATGGGAGAACTGCGAGGGTGAGAGGACAACAGGCCAGGCCGCGGTCTGCTTCATCTTTTTGAGCAGCTTGCGGCCGCTTTCCCGGAAGCCGAGCACGCGGATATATCCGGGGCCGCCGGCTAAGAGGGACGGAGCCAGCTCAGCTCTGCTGTGATTTAATAAGGTATGAACAAGCAGACGCTGCAGGCGGGTATGCGTGTAGCGTTTGCTTTTTAGCGCATCCAGGAGTCCGCTTACGGTGAATTGATGCAGGTGCGGCAATACCTTGAGCAGCCGGTTCTCGAGCCCCTCATTCATATCCTGGAGCTCCCGCAGCTCTTCGGCGGTCCGGGTTACGAGGACGTGGCGCAGCTGGCTGCGGAAGTCCTCGAGACTAACCGGGCCTCTGCCGGCCGCATGCTCCCTTTCCAGAATGGACATGCTATATTCCGGCATGTATGCCGCCGGAGAGCCGCCCTCCAGCAGCAGCCGGCGGATCGCCGTCGCGCTGGCGATGGACGACCCGCCCTGCAGCGGGTCGTGGAACCCCGCGCCGGTGCGCGGCACGGTGAGGGGCCTGATCGCGCTGCCGAGCCGGCGCAGCGCGATCAGGTAGTGCAGGCCGAGGCTGTTGTTGGGCTGCCGCAGCAGCGCCTCGGCCTGGGCCGGACTTCCGTGCCTGCCGGGAGTCCGGGACCACACGGCCGCCGCAGCTGCGCTGTAGGCGGCCGGGAAGCCCGCTCCGAGCGCCAGGCGGCGGCGGAGCTCCTCCTGCAGCTCGCTGCTCTCATCGGCCAGGAACTCCGCCAGCCCGAGCAGCTCGCTTAAATGGCCTGCTTCGGAGCCGAAGCACAGGCTGTCGATGGCCCCGGTCGCTTCCAGCAGTGAGACTGCTCCGAAGGCGAACCATTCGGCCGGCTGCAGGGCGTAGCCGACCGGCAGCTCCAGCACGAGGTCGGCGCCCATATGCAGCGCCATCTCCGTGCGGGCCTGCTTGCTCACCGCCGCCGGCTCGCCGCGCTGGGTGAACGGGCCGCTCATCACCACGATGGAGGTGTCTGCACCGGACAGTCTTTTGGCCTCATTAAAATGATGGACATGGCCGTTATGTAAAGGATTGTATTCCGCGATGATGCCGACAGTAGTCACTGGACGTGTCACTCCAAATCGTATTTGATATATTGGGTTAATAGTTATATCATAAGTTGTCCCGGTTATCGAAACAATATAAAGGAAAAATGGTTGACAAACTTCGGTAATTCTAGGTATAATAATTTTTGTTTGTTTGGAGTGATGAATATGAAGATTCACTTTCGCAAATTGGCTAATGCCGATGAGCCCCTGCATCTCCATGAAACACTGGATATCAGCGAGCTTGTCAAAGGGCGGAAGGATATACTTGCTGTTGCACCGCTTACAGTGAACCTTAAAGCGCTGCCCGCGGGAACCGATAGTGTGAACGTGGTGGGAACATTGGAAGGGAATGTGGACATGTTATGTGCACGTTGCCTCAGCGAGGTTAACAGCAAATTGAACATTCCTTTTGCTGAAACATTCAAATGGCTTAAGCAGCCGCTTCTTCCAGAAGACGAAGATGACGAAATCATCTACGTTGAGGACGAGATTGTGGATCTTGTTCCTTACGCGGAAGAAAACTTCGTACTGCACTTACCGGATTCGGTATTGTGCAAGGCAGACTGTCTTGGTCTTTGTCAGACATGTGGACAAAATTTGAACGAAGGCACCTGCAGTTGCGACAACACAGTAGTCGATCCCCGGCTTGCTGCGTTGAAAGGATTCTTTACCAAGCAAGATGACTAAGAACAAATCCCGGGTTATAACGGGTCAAACACAAATTCAGGAGGCTGATAATCATGGCAGTACCACAACGCAGAACGTCCAAAACTCGCCGCGACAAACGTCGCACTCACTTCAAACTGGTAGTACCAGGTATGGTGAAATGTGAACAATGCGGAGAGCTGAAACTGGCTCACCACGTATGCAAAGTTTGCGGAACTTACAAAGCTAGAGAAATCATCAAACAATAGTTTGTGATAGGGAATAGCACTTCATCTTAGGGTGGGGTGCTATTTTTTATGGGCGGAAGAGTTTTTCGGTACCTGATTGGATTTTTGTCACTTCATTTCACACATTAACTGGATTTTATTGATAAGTTGTTGTAAAATCGCAGCTGATTTTAGCCCGAAATCCGCTTTGGGTGCTCAAACTGTGGAATTAAGTGACGTTTTTCCAATCGAGCTTCTCTTTAATGCGTTCATCCCGGATTTAGTTGATCATTACCCGCTTACCCCGGCTGATAGTGCGCTGTAGAATCATTTCTTTGGGAATGCCGATCGGCAATAGTTTAGAACTTCTCAGAAAACATTGGAATGGTGGTAGAAAGGGTTACTTTCGCACAAATTTTAATGACTGCAGCGGTGGGAAACGCTCACTAAATCAGACAGTCAGTCTACACTTGAGTCTAACGGACACCAGCGCCTTTATTTTCACCAAAAGAGGGTGATTTCCCGTCTAACGGGCCGTAGTGTGCTTATTACCTATTCTAAAGCTGTTTTTTAAGTTGATGTTAGCTATTAACGGCGCTGGTGTCCGTTAGCCTGCTAAAAAGGGCATATCATCACAAATAAAGGCCGCTCAGTCCGTTACATCCGGTGGAGTATCAGGTGGCTGCAGATGTCGATTCCTCAAAACTCGTGCAGCCGGCACGAGTTAGTCCCGTTTCATACATAACAACATTCCGCTATTTACCGCTTGATCCCCAGCTTGCCGGTATCCTGTATTGGAGCTGACCCGCCAGGCGGAGGACGACTCGTGAATGTAACTTTCATGTCAATGCTTTATTTTTGGCGGCTGATGCTTTATACTACATATTAGTACCAGGTTCTAAAATGAAATTTTAACCATAACAGCTATGATGACAGCGGCCTTTCCGCGGCCGGATGCTTTTTTCACGATATAAGAATACTAAGGCATATTGCCATAAATCATTTTTATATTCCATGCTATTGCGATAGACCTTCCGCTTCCGGATGGTCCAGCCGTTGTAGCCCCGAGCATGTGCCAGGAGGTGAGCCGCCATAGAGCGGATGTCCAAGAAAGAGCGCCAGCAGAAGCTGCTGCAGATCATAGACGGCAATCCCTTTGTGACAGACCGGGAGCTGACCCGGCAGCTCAAGGTGAGCATCCAGACAATCCGGCTGGACAGGCTGGAGCTGGGAATACCGGAACTGCGAGAACGGATGAAGCAGATGGCAGAGCACTCCTATGATCAGGTCCGCTCATTGCCGCCTGATGAAGTGGTCGGTGATATTGTTGATCTGCAGCTGGATAAGAGCGGTATTTCCATATTCGAGATCCGTGATGAGCATGTTTTTTCCAGAAACGGGATCGCCCGCGGCCATTATGTGTTTGGCCAGGCGAATTCGCTGGCGGTAGCTGTAATCAACGACGAGATTGCGCTGACGGCTTCCGCCGATATCCGGTTTGTGCGGATGGTGCGGCTCGGAGAGAAATGTATTGCCAAAGCGCAGGTGCGTTCGCTTGCCGGCCGGGGCGGCAAGGCCGAAGTGGACGTGTTTACGTATGTAGGAGAAGAGTTAGTGTTTCAGGGACATTTCATAGTGTACCGCTCTGCAGTTGAAGAAAACAGCGAAGGGGGAAACCGCAATGCTGATCGCCATTGATGCCATGGGCGGAGATAACGCACCTGAATGTAATGTGGAAGGTGCGTTATCTGCGGCCGCAGAATGGAGCGATACCCAGCTGGTGCTGGTTGGCGACGAAGCCAGGCTTGCACCGCTGCTGAAGAATAAGCCTTCCAATGTGACAGTTCGTCATGCGGGTGAGGTGATCGGTTCAGATGATGAACCGGTGAAGGCGGTACGCCGTAAAAAGGATTCATCGATGGTGGTAGCCGGCAGAATGGTGCGCGAAGGCGAAGCTGATGCCATGATTTCTTCCGGGAATACCGGGGCGCTGATGACTACCGGGCTGCTGGTGGTGGGCAGGATGGACGGTATAGAACGTCCTGCGCTGGCCCCGATGATTCCGACACTTGATGATGTCGGCGTGCTGGCACTGGATCTCGGAGCCAATATGGATGCCAAACCGCACCACCTGGCCCAGTATGCGCTTATGGGCAGCATCTACCGCAGCAAGGTGCACGGAATTGCCAGACCCCGCGTCGGCCTCCTCAATGTGGGCACAGAGCCGGGCAAAGGCAATGAGCTGACCAAGGAAGCTTATCCGCTGCTAGAAGCGCTGCCGGGCATTCATTTTGTCGGCAATGTGGAAGCGCGCGATGTGCTTACAGGCGCATGTGATGTGCTTGTATGCGACGGCTTTGCCGGAAATATCCTGCTCAAGACACTGGAGGGAACGGCCGGAGCAATGTTCTCCCTCCTCAAGGAGCAGTTCAGCAAGTCCCTCAAAACAAAGCTCGGTGCAGCCATTCTGATGCCGGAGCTGCGAAGTCTCAAAGGCAAAATGGATTACAAGGAACACGGCGGTGCGCCGCTTCTCGGCCTAAGCGGTCTGGTCGTAAAGGGCCACGGCTCCTCAGACGGCAACGCTGTGAAGAATGCGGTCAGACAGGCGCGGATTGCGCTGCAGGCGGGCCTAGTGTCCAGCATATCCAAGGAAATTAGCGGGAAGTGAGTGACGATATGAATCAGTTGCGTTCAGTAGGGATTATCGGTACAGGAAAATATGTGCCCGAGCAAATATTGACTAACAGCGATCTTGAAAAGATAGTCGAAACAAATGATGAATGGATTGTCAGCCGCACAGGTATCCGTGAACGGCATATTGCGGCGCCGCATGAGGCGACTTCGGATCTTGCCTATGAAGCTGCGCTGAAGGCGCTGGAATCTGCAGGGATGAAAGCCGAAGATCTGGACCTTATTATTATTGCTACTATTACTCCTGACACATCGTTCCCGTCCACAGCCTGTATTCTGCAGGATAAGCTGGGAGCCAAGAGTGCAGCAGCTTTTGACTTGTCGGCGGCTTGCTCCGGCTTTGTTTACAGCCTTGCTACGGCTACAAGCTTTATTAAGACCGGAATGTATAATAATGCGCTGGTTATCGGTGCGGACACGCTTTCGCGGATTACCGATTATACCGACCGCAACACCTGTGTCCTGTTTGGTGACGGTGCGGGTGCGGTAATTCTCGGTGAGGTTCCCGAAGGACGCGGGTTCCAGTCGTTTGACCTGGGAGCAGAAGGCGCAGGCGGCAGTCTGCTGAAGCTGGAAGCGGGCGGCTCGCGTCTGCCGGCATCTAATCAGACGATTGAAGACAAGAAGCATTTCATTTATATGAACGGCCGTGAAGTGTTCAAGTTTGCTGTGCGGGTAATGGGGACAGCAACGGAACGTGTACTTACCAAGGCGGGGCTAAGCAAGGAAAACATCGATCTGTTTGTACCGCATCAGGCGAACATCCGGATTATCCAATCCGCGATGCAGCGTCTGGATCTGCCGGAAGAGAAATGCGTAATCAATGTAGACCGTTACGCTAACACTTCCGCAGCTTCGATTCCGCTTGCCCTGGTTGAGGCGGCAGAGGAAGGTCGGATGAAGGAAGGCGACACCGTGCTGATGGTCGGCTTCGGCGGCGGACTTACCTGGGGAGCTTCCGTATTGATCTGGTAAACGAATAATGATTCCGGTGTACCGGCGGCTGCGGACAGCAGCGAAGCGGTACATGGGTTACGTGAAGGAGTCCGTACAATGGGTAAAATTGCATTTGTCTTTCCCGGTCAGGGTGCGCAGGCAGTCGGTATGGGTAAGGATGTATATGACGCACTGCCGCAAAGCCGTGCTGTATTTGATAAAGGTGACGAGGTGCTCGGATTTTCACTGAGCCGGCTTGTATTTGAAGGGCCGGACAGCGAACTGAAACAGACTGTGAATACACAGCCTGCTCTTGTTACAGCAAGTGTTGCCTACCTTGAAGCGCTTGGCGTCAAGGGACTGAAGCCGGATTATGTTGCCGGCCACAGCCTTGGCGAATACAGCGCCCTGGTGGCTGCCGGTGTCCTTTCTTATGAGGATGCTGTACAGCTTGTCCGGCTGCGCGGACGCTTTATGGAAGAAGCGGTTCCGGGCGGACAGGGGGCAATGGCTGCTGTACTCGGCGCAGAACGTGAGGCGCTTGCCGGGCTGTGCCGCAGCATTACCGCTGAAGGTAATATTGTTGAGCTGGCCAATGTTAACTGCCCGGGACAGATTGTTGTATCCGGTTCGCAGGCAGGTGTCAGTGCTGTGGTGGAACGGGTTAAGGAAGCCGGCGGCAAGCGGGCGATTCCGCTTGAAGTCAGCGGACCGTTCCACTCTTCAATGATGAAGGAAGCTGCGGAGCGTCTGGCTGCTGAACTGCAGCGTGTAACCTTTACCGCTCCTGCTGTGCCTGTAGTGGTCAATGTAACTGCCGCACCTGTAACTGATCCTGAGGAAATCCGTGAGCTGCTTGTCCGTCAGGTATATTCACCGGTCCTCTGGCAGGACAGCGTGGAATGGCTGATCGCAAACGGCGTGGATACTTTTGTAGAGATCGGCTCCGGCAGCGTGCTGGCCGGCCTGATCCGCAAGATCGACAAGACAGTCAAGGTAATCGGCATTAACAGTCTGGAAAGTGTGCAGGCTGAAGTATAACTGCCGAAACCTATCACAGGCATATGAAGGAAAGGGGAATATACAATGTTCTCAGCATTACAAGGCCAGACGGCGCTCGTCACCGGCGGCTCCCGCGGGATTGGACGCAGCATTGCGCTGGCACTGGCGGAGCAAGGCGTGAAGGTGGCCGTGAACTATTCCGGCAGTGAAGCTGCTGCGCAGGAGACTGTTGCACGGATCGCCGAGCTGGGCTCGGAGGGCATCGCCCTTAAGGGGAATGTCGGTATCAGTGAACAGGCGGAGAACCTCGTCAAAGAGGTGATCAATACCTGGGGCAGAATCGACATTCTGGTTAACAATGCCGGTATTACCCGTGATAATCTGATTATGCGTATGAAGGAAGAAGAATTTGATCAGGTTATTGAAACCAACCTCAAAGGTGTGTTTAACTGTCTTAAGGCTGTTACACGTCCGATGATGAAGCAGCGCTACGGCCGGATCATTAATATTTCTTCCGTTGTAGGCGTAACCGGAAACCCGGGTCAGATCAATTATACCGCCGCCAAGGCAGGGGTAATCGGGATGACCAAATCGGCGGCGCGGGAGCTGGCTTCCCGCGGGATCACCGTGAATTGCATTGCTCCCGGGTTCATTGATACCGATATGACCCGTGAGCTGTCCGATGAAGTCCGCAGCGAGCTGGTGAAGGGGATTCCCCTTGCCCAGCTAGGGCGGCCGGAGGACATTGCTAACACGGCTGTATTTTTGGCCTCGCAGGGGGCAGCTTATATGACAGGCCAGACACTCCATGTGGACGGCGGCATGTACATGTAAGGCTTAAAGCAAACTTTGAGCAGCTATGGAGGAAACGGGAAGAGGCGGCCGGAAAGCGTTTTTTATGCTCTATGGTATTTTGACTTCATATCTCGTATAATACCAAAAGAGGAGGTGAACCGGATGTCCGATGTATTGGAGCGTGTAAAACGCATTGTCATCGACCGCTTAGGTGCCGATGAAGCAGAGGTAACATTAGAAGCGTCTTTCAAAGATGATTTGGGTGCTGATTCTCTTGATGTAGTAGAATTGGTTATGGAATTGGAAGATGAATTCGACATGGAAATCTCTGATGAAGATGCAGAGAAGATTACGACCGTGGGTGAAGTTGTGAAGTACATACAATCTCATACCTAGAGTCATATGATTGAGGGTCCCGCCCCCCTGGGGACGGGATTCTCCTCATTTTACACATCATTTGCAAGTCTGAAGGCTGCCAAGCGCACCTTTAACCGGGGAAAATTACAGAACCGCAGGCAGACAAGCTTTGGCGGGGATTGCAGTTTATATAGAGATTTTAAAGAGCAGTGCTTCGTTATTATGAAGTATACAGCCTACAGATGGGGTGATTGCGTTTGAGTCATAGAGTAGTTGTTACCGGTATGGGCGTGATAACGTCCCTGGGCAAGGATCTGGATACGTTCTGGGAGAGCCTGATGAACGGCAAATCCGGAGTATCCACGGTGGATGCCTTTGATGTCAGTGATTATACTACGAAGATTGCTGCTTCAATTAAGGATTTCGATGCGGAAGAGCGTTTCGGCCGCAAGGAAGCCCGTAAGATGGACCGGTTCGTGCAGTTTGCGGTAGCCGCCGGTGAGGAAGCGCTGAAGGACAGCGGACTCAAGATCGGTGAGGATATTGATGCAGAGCGGATCGGCGTATCTGTCGGCTCCGGTATCGGCGGTCTGGGAACATGGGAAGACAATCACAACCTGCTGCTCGAAAAAGGGCCTAAGCGGGTGAGCCCGTTCTTCATTCCGATGATGATTGCCAATATGGGCTCCGGACAGCTGTCGATCAACCTCGGCGCCAAAGGGCCTAACACTACGACCGTTACTGCTTGTGCAACAGGAAGCCACTCCATCGGAGAATCCTTCCGGCTGATCCAGCGCGGCGATGCTGATGCAATGATCTGTGGCGGTTCGGAAGCGACGATTCGTCCGACAGGTATGGCCGGTTTCTGCGCAATGCGGGCAATGTCGACCCGTAACGACGAGCCTGAGAAGGCAAGCCGCCCGTTTGACATTGGCCGTGACGGCTTTGTAATGGGTGAAGGCGCCGGCATTCTGATCTTGGAATCGCTTGAGCATGCTGAGAAGCGCGGAGCGAAGATCTATGCCGAAGTGATCGGTTACGGTCTCAGTGCCGATGCCCATCACATGACAGATCCGGACCCTGACGGTGCAGCACGCTGCATGAAGATGGCCATCCGTGACGCCGGAATTAATCCGGAGGATATTGATTATATCAACGCACACGGAACATCTACGCCTGCAGGCGACAAGTCGGAAACGACTGCCGTGAAGAAGGCGCTTGGAGATCATGCTTATAAGGTAGCAATCAGCTCGACGAAGTCGATGACCGGGCATCTGCTTGGTGCAGCCGGCGGCGTTGAAGCAATCATCTGCGGTCTTTCCCTGCAGAAGAATATGATTGCACCTACCATTAACCTGGACAACCAGGACCCTGAGTGCGACCTGGATTACGTTCCGAATGTTCCGCGTGAAGCGGATCTCAACGTCGTTATGTCCAACTCGTTCGGATTTGGGGGACATAACGCTACCGTTATTCTCAAAAAATACAAACAGTAAGGGGAGAACAGTGCAGTGAAAGGAGACCTGAAGCAGTTACAAAGCCAACTTCAAATCCAATTTCACGATCCTGTACTCCTGAAGCAGGCCTTTACCCATGCATCCTATGTTAACGAACACCGTTTCAACCAGCATCAGGACAATGAGCGTCTGGAATTTCTGGGCGATGCCGTGCTGGAGCTTACGGTTTCCGAATATTTGTACAACCTGCTGCCGGACAGGCCTGAGGGAGAATTGACCAAGCTGAGAGCCGCAATTGTATGCGAGCCTTCGCTGGTCAAATTTGCCGAGAGCCTGGGCTTCGGGCGTTTTGTACTGCTGGGCAAAGGGGAAGAACTTACGGGCGGACGAACCCGCCCGGCCTTGCTGGCCGATGTGTTTGAATCCTTCGTGGGAGCGCTTTATCTTGATCAGGGCCTGGAGACAGTGCGCCGCTTTCTGGATAATCATGTATTCCCGCTGGTGGAGACGGACGGCAAGCTGCAGATGCAGATGAGCGATTTCAAAACAGAGCTTCAGGAGCTGATACAGCATCACGGTTTAGGTACTCTGGAATATCGGATTATTGAAGAGCGTGGACCGGCGCATGAGCGTGAGTTCGTTTCTGAGGTGTACATGGCCAGCCAGTCGCTGGGCAGAGGCAACGGCCGTTCCAAGAAGGAAGCGGAACAGCAGGCAGCGGCAGCGGCGCTATTGCGTTTGAAGGAAGACGGTGCTTAAAACTGTAGTTGCAATCGTACAAGATAAGGCTACTCCAGGCAATTAGCGGAGGAGAGCAGCAATGGTCTGAATGCCGGCGTTTTGGCGGAGGTCAGACCTTTGCTGCTCTTTTTCGGTTTGTGATTCTGCATGCATGTACAGGACCTGTTTGAGGGGTTATTTCAGAAACGCTATGTTATAATAGGTCAGAGGTGATAGGCAAGATATGTTTTTGAAACGGATCGAATTGGCTGGCTTTAAATCATTTGCCGACAAGACGGAAATGGAGTTTGTGCGCGGCATCACGGCTGTAGTAGGGCCAAACGGCAGCGGCAAAAGCAATATTTCCGACGGAATCCGCTGGGTGCTTGGTGAACAGAGCGCCAAATCGCTGCGCGGGGGCAAGATGGAAGATATTATTTTTGCCGGAAGTGATGCCCGTAAAGCGGTGAACTATGGCGAGGTTTCACTTACTCTGGATAATGAGGATCATGTGCTGCCGCTGGATTTCAGTGAGGTCACAGTGACCCGGCGGGTGCACCGCAGCGGTGAAAGTGAATATCTGATCAATAAGCAATCGTGCCGGCTGAAGGATATTACAGAGCTTTTTATGGATACCGGCATCGGGCGTGAGGCTTATTCTATTATCGGACAAGGCCGCATCGAAGAGATTCTCAGCACCCGTTCTGAGGACCGGCGCGGGATTTTTGAAGAGGCCTCAGGTATTGTTAAATATAAATCGCGTAAAAAAGACGCCGGACGCAAGCTGGATGAGACGGAGCAGAACCTTTTGCGCATCCATGACCTGATCAGTGAGCTGGAGGACCAGATTGGTCCGCTGAAGGATCAGTCCGAGAAGGCGATTCGTTATAAAGAGCTGCGCGAGAACCTCAAGCAGCAGGAAATCTCAGTCTATGTTCATCAGATTGAAGGCATTCATACAGCCTGGAAAGAAGGAACTGCCCGGCTTGAGGTGCTTACTAAGGAACAGCTGGAGCTCTCCACCATTGTCTCGGCCCATGATGCCAAGCTGGAAAGCGGCCGGGCTGAGCTGCGGGCACTGGAGGAGCAGGTAGAGAAGCTGCAGGAGCAGCTGCTGCGCTACAGTGAAGCTTATGAGAAGAGCGAAGGCTATGGAGAAGTGCTCAAGGAGCGCAAGAAGAACCTGGAAGCGAACCGTGAACAGCTGCTGGCCACGCTGGGTTCCGTAGGTGAACGTTCGGCAGACCGGCAGCGTGAGCTGGCTGAGCTGGAGCAAAAGCTGCAGCAGGCCCGTCAGGCGCTGGAAGATCTTCGCAGACAGCTGGCCGATGAAGAGTCCAGACTGGAGGGCGTTGCCGGCGGCATCAGCCAGAGCAAGGAGGAGCAGCTCAAAAGCGCCTTGCTTGAGCTGATGAATCTGATGGCCCAGGCCCGTAATGAGATCCGCTATGCGGACCAGCAGAAAGAAAGCCTGGAGCGGCGGATGAGCCGCAGCGCTGAAGAAAGCGGTAAATGGGCTGCCCGTCTGGCGGAGCTGTCCCTTTCCCAAAAAGCGCTAAAGGACAAGATTGCCCGGCTGGGTAATGAGATTGCCAATCTGCGCAACAGCTATATTACTGAGAGTGAGCAGACCAACAAACGGCATAAGCTGATTGAAGAAACCCAGTCGGGTCTGCGCAAATGGGAGCAGAAGCGTGAAGCGCAGGTGTCCAGGCATGAAACGATGAAGGAAATGCAGGATGACTACGATGGCTTTATGATCGGCGTTAAGGAAGTGCTTAAGGGCGCCCGCAAAGGCCAGCTGAGCGGTGTACATGGCGCAGTAGCCGAGCTCATTTCCGTACCTGAGCGGCTGGAAATGGCGGTGGAAACCGCGCTGGGTGCTTCACTGCAGCATGTAGTCATGGAGAATGAAGCGGTATCCCGCCAGGCGATTGCTTTCCTGAAGCAGCGCCAGCTGGGCCGGGCTACCTTCCTTCCGCTGGATGTCATCCGGCCGCGCCAGATTAGCGGCAGTGACCGCAGTATGGTAGAAGGGGCAGACGGATTTGTCGGGATCGGCGCCGATCTGGTAGGCTTCGATGAGAAGTATAGCAGTATCGTCGGCAGCCTGCTGGGCAACGTAGTTATCGCTGAGAATCTGGAGCAGGCCAATAAAATAGCTGCCAGATGCCAATACCGCTACCGGGTTGTTACCCTTGAAGGCGATGTCGTGAATGCCGGCGGTTCCATGACCGGGGGCAGTCAGCATAAGAAGAACAATAGCCTGCTGAGCCGTAAGCGCCAGATGGATCAGCTGTTCAGCGAGATAGAAGAAAGCGAACGGCAGATCAGCAAGCTGAAGCAGGGCATCAGCCGGTTGAAGGACGAGCAGGAGAATGCGTCCCTCAAGCTGGAGCAGCTGCGCCATGACGGGGATGAGAAACGTCTGGAGGAGCAGCGTGTTACCGGTGATCTGAAGCAGCTTGAGCAGGAGCTGCGCCATGTGCAGGAGCAGGTGGATGGCGCCGGTG contains these protein-coding regions:
- the smc gene encoding chromosome segregation protein SMC; translated protein: MFLKRIELAGFKSFADKTEMEFVRGITAVVGPNGSGKSNISDGIRWVLGEQSAKSLRGGKMEDIIFAGSDARKAVNYGEVSLTLDNEDHVLPLDFSEVTVTRRVHRSGESEYLINKQSCRLKDITELFMDTGIGREAYSIIGQGRIEEILSTRSEDRRGIFEEASGIVKYKSRKKDAGRKLDETEQNLLRIHDLISELEDQIGPLKDQSEKAIRYKELRENLKQQEISVYVHQIEGIHTAWKEGTARLEVLTKEQLELSTIVSAHDAKLESGRAELRALEEQVEKLQEQLLRYSEAYEKSEGYGEVLKERKKNLEANREQLLATLGSVGERSADRQRELAELEQKLQQARQALEDLRRQLADEESRLEGVAGGISQSKEEQLKSALLELMNLMAQARNEIRYADQQKESLERRMSRSAEESGKWAARLAELSLSQKALKDKIARLGNEIANLRNSYITESEQTNKRHKLIEETQSGLRKWEQKREAQVSRHETMKEMQDDYDGFMIGVKEVLKGARKGQLSGVHGAVAELISVPERLEMAVETALGASLQHVVMENEAVSRQAIAFLKQRQLGRATFLPLDVIRPRQISGSDRSMVEGADGFVGIGADLVGFDEKYSSIVGSLLGNVVIAENLEQANKIAARCQYRYRVVTLEGDVVNAGGSMTGGSQHKKNNSLLSRKRQMDQLFSEIEESERQISKLKQGISRLKDEQENASLKLEQLRHDGDEKRLEEQRVTGDLKQLEQELRHVQEQVDGAGAERSGFEAEVKALEESRVQAVAELARLEQEEKAAHEAIRSAESERKASESAKEELQGKLTGMKVTEGKLDQEIFSLEEQLRRMRQDAGSQDKELRQSRGLLMTIEQDLEENVREAVKQQESLNSYRLKRDESAAALDLARADRAALTRKLELAEGETKDQRQALRSVEDKLRTTEVSVGRLDVELDNILRKLSEDYELSYELAKQRYPVPEDVPAAQAEVQRLKRSISALGEVNLGAIEEYQRVHERYTFLSSQKDDLVEAKTTLYHVIHEMEEEMSKRFKQTFDAIRREFGTVFSKLFGGGRADLQLLNPENMLETGIDIVAQPPGKKLQNLQLLSGGERALTAMALLFAILQVKPVPFCVLDEVEAALDEANVVRFAQYLREFSEQTQFIVVTHRKGTMEEADVLYGVTMEEGGVSKLVSVKLEDEEAIIA
- the rnc gene encoding ribonuclease III; this encodes MKGDLKQLQSQLQIQFHDPVLLKQAFTHASYVNEHRFNQHQDNERLEFLGDAVLELTVSEYLYNLLPDRPEGELTKLRAAIVCEPSLVKFAESLGFGRFVLLGKGEELTGGRTRPALLADVFESFVGALYLDQGLETVRRFLDNHVFPLVETDGKLQMQMSDFKTELQELIQHHGLGTLEYRIIEERGPAHEREFVSEVYMASQSLGRGNGRSKKEAEQQAAAAALLRLKEDGA